Proteins from a single region of Trypanosoma brucei brucei TREU927 chromosome 7, complete sequence:
- a CDS encoding mu-adaptin 1, putative (identical to GB:AAL85340.1: adaptor medium chain 1 {Trypanosoma brucei}; similar to Adaptor-related protein complex 1, mu 1 subunit (Mu-adaptin 1)(Adaptor protein complex AP-1 mu-1 subunit) (Golgi adaptor HA1/AP1adaptin mu-1 subunit) (Clathrin assembly protein assembly proteincomplex 1 medium chain 1) (Clathrin coat assembly protein AP47)(Clathrin coat associated protein AP47) (AP-mu chain family membermu1A). (Swiss-Prot:P35585) {Mus musculus}), whose amino-acid sequence MASVFYILDSKGSPLICRSYRGDVTHNPPSVFQRRVLDEEEFRITPIFEEQGYIYCYIRVNNVFFLMVSKLNILPLQQFAFMRQCVTVFESYFKHVLEETIMDNFVIVYELLDEMCDFGFPQYTEEKSLKKYITQESLISYLLPEDKLHVKELPAEASGRGGLTPWRQPGKYKYRKNEVFLDVIESVNILLSPGGETLSSEICGQIKMRVRLSGMPVLKLGLNDKATFEMLASRGRAVEMEGVKLHQCVKLSQFESHRVISFVPPDGEFELMSYRTSKKVAPMVTVECTTVSKSATQVEMALVARTTFRRTLTASFLDILVPVPSDAFKPEGRCSAGKVRHAPESNLLMWSLREVSGGKQFTCSFKFSLPSVRSSDPSVFAKAPVQVKFEVPYLTASGIQVRYLKVEEEPNYQALSWVRYVTQSGDYQIRTA is encoded by the coding sequence ATGGCTTCCGTGTTCTATATTCTTGACAGCAAAGGGTCTCCACTCATATGCCGCTCCTACAGGGGAGATGTCACCCATAACCCTCCGTCTGTCTTTCAGCGCCGAGTGCTTGACGAGGAGGAGTTCCGCATAACCCCTATTTTTGAGGAACAGGGGTATATCTATTGCTACATACGGGTGAACAACGTGTTCTTCCTGATGGTGAGCAAGTTAAACATTCTCCCACTGCAGCAATTCGCCTTCATGCGGCAATGTGTCACCGTTTTCGAAAGCTACTTCAAGCACGTGCTAGAGGAAACGATAATGGACAATTTTGTCATTGTATATGAGCTACTGGACGAGATGTGTGATTTTGGCTTCCCGCAATACACCGAAGAGAAGTCACTCAAAAAATATATCACACAAGAGAGCCTTATTTCGTACCTGCTCCCTGAAGATAAGCTCCACGTGAAAGAGCTACCGGCAGAGGCGTCGGGTCGCGGTGGCCTCACGCCGTGGCGTCAGCCTGGTAAGTATAAGTACCGTAAAAACGAAGTCTTCCTTGATGTTATTGAGAGTGTGAACATCCTTCTCTCACCTGGCGGAGAAACGCTTTCAAGCGAAATATGTGGTCAGATTAAAATGCGTGTGCGTCTCTCCGGGATGCCGGTCCTGAAACTTGGTCTGAATGACAAGGCTACGTTTGAGATGTTGGCCTCCCGCGGGCGTGCTGTTGAGATGGAGGGCGTCAAACTGCATCAGTGCGTTAAGCTTAGTCAGTTCGAGAGTCACCGTGTTATTTCTTTCGTACCACCTGATGGGGAATTCGAGCTGATGTCTTACCGCACGAGTAAGAAGGTGGCTCCGATGGTTACCGTGGAGTGCACCACCGTTAGTAAAAGCGCGACTCAGGTGGAGATGGCCCTAGTGGCACGCACCACGTTTCGACGCACTCTCACCGCATCTTTCTTGGATATTCTTGTGCCGGTCCCGAGCGATGCATTCAAACCGGAGGGGCGGTGCTCGGCGGGAAAGGTTCGTCATGCACCGGAGTCCAACTTACTTATGTGGAGTCTGCGCGAGGTAAGTGGTGGTAAGCAATTCACCTGTTCATTCAAATTCAGCCTCCCTTCCGTGCGAAGCAGTGATCCATCCGTGTTTGCTAAGGCACCAGTACAAGTGAAATTTGAGGTCCCATACCTTACGGCATCCGGTATTCAAGTGCGGTATTTgaaggtggaggaagagCCGAACTATCAGGCGCTGTCGTGGGTACGGTACGTCACGCAGAGCGGCGACTACCAGATTCGGACGGcgtaa